DNA from Desulfarculus baarsii DSM 2075:
TCCTTGAAGCGAATGCCCGCCCGCCGAGCCTGGAAGGCCTCGCAGTTGCTGCACGAACTGATCTCGCGGTAGCGGTTTTGGCCGGGCAGCCAGACCTCCAGGTCGTAGGTCTTGGCCGCCGAAAAGCCCAGATCGCCGGTGCAAAGGACGATCTTGCGATAGGGCAGGCCCAAAAGGCGCAAAATCGCCTCGGCGTGGCCGGTCAGCACCTCCAGGTTTTCGTAGCTGTCCTCGGGCCGGCAGATGCGCACCAACTCCACTTTGTCGAACTGATGCAGGCGGATCAAGCCGCGCACGTCTTTGCCGTGGCTGCCGGCCTCGGCCCGGAAGCAGGGCGTGTAGGCCGTGTAGCACAAGGGCAGCTTGTCGCCGTCGAGAACCTCGTCCATGTGCAGGTTGGTCAGAGGCACCTCGGCGGTGGGGATCAACCAATAGTCCGCGCCCTCCACCTTGAAGGAGTCCTCGGCGAACTTGGGCAACTGGCCGGTGCCGGTCAGCGCCCGGGTGTTGACCATCAGCGGCGGCAAAATCTCGGTGTAACCGTGGGCGGTCGTGTGGGTGTCTAGCATCAGGCCGATCAGCGCCCGCTCCAGACGCGCGCCGGCCCCCTTCATCACCGCGAAACGCGATCCGGCCATGCGCACGGCCCGCTCGAAGTCGATGATGTCCAGGTTCACGCCGATGTCCCAGTGGTTGAGCGGCTCGAAATCAAAAACAGGCGGCTGGCCCCAGACCGAGACGACGGGGTTGTCCTCCTCGCCCTTGCCCACGGGCGTGCTCTGGTGGGGCAGGTTGGGGATGGTCAGCATCAACTGGCCCAGCTCCTGCTCGACCTGGGCCAACTCGGCCTCCAGATCCTTGATGCGCGCGCCCACGTCTTTCATTTGTTCGAAAAGGCCGGAGGCGTCCTCGCCGGCCTTTTTCAGGCGCGCCACCTGGGCGCTGACGTCGTTGCGCGTCGAGCGCAGGCTCTCCAGCTCGGGCAGAACCTGGCGACGGCGCTCGTCGAGGCGGCCATAGGTCTCCAGGTCGACCTTGCCGTTGCGCTGGGCAATGGATCTTTGCACCAAGTCGAAATTTTCGCGGACGAATTTGAGATCCAGCACCGGCCGGCTCCTTGTTGGCTGCGGGGGCCGCCACGCCTCGACCAAAAGAAGGCGCGGGCTTGGCCTTTGCGCAGAGCGTAGCATAATCGAGAATGCGTGTCAAACCGCCCAGTTGGCTTGGGCAATGATTTTTTTGGGCGGGCCAGGTGGTTTCGGTCCGAACCAAGTCAGGCTTTACTACAAACTACCGCCCTTGTCCACCGTCGGCGGCCCAAAATCAGCGCCGTCCGCCGGAGGCCTTTTTGGGCTCCTTGACCCAGACGGTGGTGCGATTGCGACCGGCGGCCTTGGATTGATACATGGCCAGATCGGCCCGGCGGATGACTTCCTCAATGGAGGGTTCGTCACCGGGATTGAAGCTGGCCACGCCCAGGCTGATAGTGAGCTTTATTTGTTTTTCGTTATATATAACAGTAAGTTCTCCGACCTTTCGCCGGATCTTCTCGGCCAGCTTGAAGGCCTGATCCTGCTGGCAACGGGGCAAGAGCACGGCGAACTCCTCGCCGCCGATGCGCGCGCAGGTGTCGCTGGAGCGGATGTTTTCGACGATCACCCTGGCCAGGGCCCGCAGCACCTCGTCACCGGCCTGGTGGCCGTGGGTGTCGTTGACGTTCTTGAAATGATCGGCGTCGAGCAGGAGCATCGACAAAGGGTAGTGCAGGTAACGGGCCACGCGCAGCTCGTGCTCGAGGGTGTCGACGAAGTGGCGGCGCGTGAACAGGCCCGTCAGGCCGTCGGTAGAGGCCATGTGGCTCAGGCGCAACGAATTGACCGCCACGCCCAGTTGCTCGTCGGCGATGGCCAGAATACGCGTGTCGTCGGCCGAGAATTCCGGCGCGCCGTTTTCGCGGCCCAGGCCCCACAGGCCCACGATCTTGCGGCGCGAATGGATCGCCCGCAACACCGTGGGGCCATAGTAGCCGGGCAGCGGCATGCCCACCAGCGATTTCAACCTGCCGTGATCGCTGGATAACTGGTCCATGGCCTTTTCCAGGCCCTCGGGGTTGACGCCCCTGATCACCCGCCAGCTCTTGACCATCGCCTCGCTGAGGTTCAGACGGCTGATCATGCGCAGGCGGCGGGTTTCCTCGTCGAGCAGATAGATGAAGCCATAGGTGGCCCCCAACTCGTCGGCCACCACCCGCAGCATGGCCTCGGCCATCTCGTCTGGCCCGGCGGAGCCGTTGAGCACCCTGGTCAGTTGGCCCAGGACGGTCAGCTCGCGCAGGCGGCGCTCCAACTCGGCGGCCTTGCCTTCCAGGGCACGGAACAGTTTGAAATTGTTGATCAACGCGCCGACCATGGCCGCGGCCGTCTCCAGCAGGGCCAACTCGCCCTCGCTCATCACCTCGCCGGAAAGCCCGGCGTGATCGACGGCGATGACGCCCAGCATCTCTTGGTCGGCGTAGAGCGGGGCCAGGGCCACCTCACCGCCGCGCAACATGGCGCGGGCCGCCGGCGGAAAAAAAGTGTTGTGCTCGGGCGAGACGGGCAAGGCCCGGCCCAGGGCGAAAAGCTCGTATTCGGGGGTCTGGCCGTCGAGCGCCGGCGGTTGATCGGCAAGGGCCCGCCGCAGGCGCGTGGCGTCGCCGCCGGGCCAACTCAGGGCCCGCAACATCAGCCGGCCGTCGTGCTCCAGGATGAAAAGCATGGCCCGCTCGAAGGGCAGGCGCTGGCACAAAAAGTTGGTCACGCTCTCGAAAAGCTCGTGTTCGTCGGCGTAATCGGCCACCTGGAACTTGGCGGCGAAACTCAACAGCGGCCCCAGGTGGCTGGCGGCGTCCACGCCCCATTGGCCCAGCCCACAGATGTCGGGGCCGTTTTCGAGCAGGCGCTGGGCCAGGGGCAGGGCGGCGGCCAGGGCCGCGGCCAGGTTGCGGCGCGGCAGCAGCAGATGGGTGAAGCTCTGGCCCACGTTCAGGGCCTGGGTCAGGCTCACCTCGGCGCGGGGCTCCAACACCACCGCCCGGCCCAGGGCCAGCAAGCCGGCCAACTCGCGGCGCTGTTGCTGGCCCGGCTCGTCGAGCAGCAACAAGCCGCCGCCCCGGGCCAGAAACTCCTCCAACCCGGCGCGGTCGGCCCGCAGGCGCGCCAAGCGCAGGCCCGCCGCCTCCGCCGCCCGGTGCAGCCCGGCCGAAAGCCTGGGCCGGGCGCTCCACACATGCAGCACGTCTTTTTGGCTCAACCGCCACTCCAGCGGACCGGCCGTCGCCTGGCCCGTCGCACGCGTGGCCGGGCCGGCCACGGGCGCGCTTTTTCGTGCATGATACGCAAAAATGGTATCATAAATCATCTTACTCCGCGTCGATGTGCTAATGGCGCGATTTATCAGCTGGCGGCTCGACTTGGCCGCCGGGCGGCGACCGCGAGGCTCCTTGGCCGATCAACTGGACAACAAAACCCGCGAGGAACTGCTGGTCCTGGCCCGCGAACAGCAGGCCGCCCTGGCCACCTACAAGGAAACCCTGGCCCGCATTTATCAGGAGTTCGACGCCAAGATCGAGGAGCTTTCGCTCATCCGCTGGGTCAGCGACGTGCTGCGCCAGGCCGAGGATCTGCGCGGTCTGGGCCTGGGCCTGGTGGAGGTGGTCATCAGCGAGCTGCCGGCCGATTTCGCCTGCCTGCTGCTCACCGACCCCGAGATGACCCGCCTGGAGCCCCTGGCCGTTTTCGACCGCGCCGCCGAAAGCCCGTCGATCATCGAGGAGCCCACGCCAGGCCAATGCCTGACCCTGGGCGAAGGGCCCCTGGGCGAGGCTGTCGGCGAGGGGCGCATCCTGCTGCTGTCCCCCACCGACCACTCGCCGCCGGCCGGCCAATGGCCCGAAATCCTGCCGCCGGGCGCGGCCTCGCTGATCGCCTTGCCGCTGATCGCCCGCCAGCAGATTCTGGGCGCGATCATCCTGTGCAGCCAGAGCCCCGGCGCCTTCAGCGAGGATCACGCCAGGGCCCTGACCATCCTCTGCGACCACGCCGCCGCCGCCCTGGCCAACGCCCGGCTCATCGATCAACTGGGCGAGATCAACGAACGCCTCTTGGCCAGCGAACTGGAGGCCCACCAGGCCCGCGAGTATCTGCAACAAGTCCTCGACACCGCCTCCGATCTGATCATCATCTCCGACGCCGAAGGCCGCGTCACCTACGCCAACCAGGCCGCCTCGTCGTTTGGCCTCCAGCGCCAGGCCCTGGTCGGCCGACCCCTGGCCCCGCTGTTTTTGGAGCGGGCCCGCGCCGCGGCCATGCTGGGCCTTGGCGCGCCGCTCAGCGAGGAACTGGAGCTGCAAGCCCCCGGCGGCCACGGCTTTTCGGTGCTGGTGAGCACCACGCCCCTGCCCGACACCGGCGAGGTGCTGGCCATCGTCCGCGACGTCACGCGGCGCAAGGCCCTGGAGCGCCAGCTCATGCACGCCGAAAAACTGGCCTCGGTGGGCATCCTGGCCGCCGGCGTGGCCCACGAGATCGGCAACCCCCTGGCGGCCATCGGCGGCTACGCCCAGTTGCTCGACAGCGACGACACCACCCCGGCTGAACGCCGCGAGTTCGCCGGGGCCATCGCCGAGCAGACCGAGCGCATCAACCGCATCATCCGCGAGCTGCTGGATTATTCGCGGCCCAGCCAATACCTGGGCCAGCCCGTGGACGTCAATCAGGCCATCGAGGCCGTGCTGAACATGTTTTTCACCTCCAAGCGCCTCAGCCAGGACAACCTCTCCATCCAACGCGACCTGGCCCGCAACCTGCCCAAGGTCAGCCTGGACCGCGACCAGCTCCAGCAGGTCGTGCTCAACATGGTCATCAACGCCGCCCAGGCCATGGCCGGCGGCGGTCAACTGACCATCAGCACCCGCGAGCAGGCCGGCTGGCTGCGCATGGAGTTCGCCGACACCGGCCCCGGCATCGGCCCCGACAAGCTGCCCCTGATCTTCGACCCCTTTTTCACCACCAAGCCGCCGGGCCAAGGCACGGGCCTGGGGCTCTCCATCTGTGATAGAATCATCAGCGCCGGCGGCGGCCGCATCGAGGTGGCCAGCGCCCTGGGCAAGGGAACCACCTTCACCGTGCTCCTGCCGCCGGCCCAGGCCGAGGACCAGGCATGAAGCCTTGGCAAAAAGACCTGCTGCTGACCATGGCCGCCATGGCCATCCTCAGCGCGGCCATCTGGATTCTGAAAGGACTCGGGGCGCCATGAGCCAGCCCAGCGAAACCGCCTTGGGCCCGGTGCGCTTTCTGCCCGGGCCCAACAAGGGCAAATACCCCAGCTGCCATTCCATCTATATAGATGGCGCCGGCGTGCTCATCGACCCGGCCTCCGATCGCCGCCGCCTGGCCGAACTGGCCGCCGGGCCGGGCGTGGGCCATGTCTGGCTCAGCCACTGGCACGAAGACCACATGACCCACCTGGATCTATTCGAGGACGCGGCGCTTTTTGTCCACCAGGCCGACGCCCCGCCCCTGGCCGACATCGAGACCTTTCTCGACTGGTACGACATGGAAGGCGATTATCGCCAAATCTGGCGGGCGATGATGGAAAAGGACTTTCACTATCGGCCCCGCCGGCCGGCCGGTTGGCTGGAAGACGGCCAGGTCATCGACCTGGGCGTGGTCACGGTGGAGGTCATCGCCGCGCCCGGCCACACGCCGGGCCACCTGGCGCTGTTTTTCCGCGAGCCGGCCGTGCTGTTTCTGGCCGACTACGACCTGACGCCCTTTGGCCCCTGGTACGGCGACCGTCACTCCAGCATCGCCCAGACCGAAGACTCGGTGCGCCGCCTGCGCCAGTTGCCGGCCCAGGCCTGGGTCGCCTGTCACGGTCAGGGCCTGTTCACCACCCAGCCCGGCCGGCTGTGGGACGACTACCTGGCCGTCATCGAACGCCGCCGCCAGGCCCTGCGCGGGTTGCTGACCAAGCCGCGGACCATCGACGAGGTCGTCGCCGCGCGCATCGTCTATCAACAGGCCAAAATGCCAAAGGAGTTCATCGACTTCGGCGAAAAAGCCATCATGGGCAAGCACCTGGGGGAGTTGCTGGCCACGGGCGAGGCCGTCTTCGAAAACAACGCCTATCGCCTGAGTTGAGGAAGGACGCTCCCCTTGACCAAACAAGCCGTCGCCGACCCGGCCAGCCGCGGCCAGGCCCTGACCTGGGCCGGTGAGTTCGCCGACCCGGCCTGGGAACTGGCCTACCAAGAGCACTCCTGGCCGGAGCTTTCGCGCTTGATCCGCCTGAGCGCCATGATCGGCGGGATCATGTTTTTCGCGGCCGGCGTGGTCGACTATTTGGCCATGGGCCCGGGCCGGGCCTTTCTGCTCTGCCAGGCCGCGCGCCTGGCCAGTCTGGCCGTGGCCATGCTGCCCTGGGCCATGGCCCGGCGGCCGGCCTATTCGCCCAACATATCCTGGGCCGTGCTGGCCATGGAGCTCGGCTTCGGGCTGACGCTGGCGCTGGTGGTCGGCCACAAGACCGCCGGGCCGGGCACCATGCCGTCGACGATGATCATCATGGTGGTGGTCTTTTACGTCATCCCGCCGGTGCGGCTGGCGGCCTTGACCTTGGGCGGGGTGGTGGTCAGCGCGCTGTGCCTGGCGACCTTGGGGCTGACCAACCACGGCGTCGATTTCAAATATATCCTCAACACCGCCTTGCTGATGGTCCTGGTCAACATGTTCGGCGTGCTGCTGGTCGGCCGCCAGAACGCCCTGCGCCGGCGTT
Protein-coding regions in this window:
- the serS gene encoding serine--tRNA ligase — encoded protein: MLDLKFVRENFDLVQRSIAQRNGKVDLETYGRLDERRRQVLPELESLRSTRNDVSAQVARLKKAGEDASGLFEQMKDVGARIKDLEAELAQVEQELGQLMLTIPNLPHQSTPVGKGEEDNPVVSVWGQPPVFDFEPLNHWDIGVNLDIIDFERAVRMAGSRFAVMKGAGARLERALIGLMLDTHTTAHGYTEILPPLMVNTRALTGTGQLPKFAEDSFKVEGADYWLIPTAEVPLTNLHMDEVLDGDKLPLCYTAYTPCFRAEAGSHGKDVRGLIRLHQFDKVELVRICRPEDSYENLEVLTGHAEAILRLLGLPYRKIVLCTGDLGFSAAKTYDLEVWLPGQNRYREISSCSNCEAFQARRAGIRFKDKGRKGTTLAHTLNGSGLAVGRALVAILENYQQADGSVKIPEALLPYMGGQQTIKAAE
- a CDS encoding sensor domain-containing diguanylate cyclase, whose product is MSQKDVLHVWSARPRLSAGLHRAAEAAGLRLARLRADRAGLEEFLARGGGLLLLDEPGQQQRRELAGLLALGRAVVLEPRAEVSLTQALNVGQSFTHLLLPRRNLAAALAAALPLAQRLLENGPDICGLGQWGVDAASHLGPLLSFAAKFQVADYADEHELFESVTNFLCQRLPFERAMLFILEHDGRLMLRALSWPGGDATRLRRALADQPPALDGQTPEYELFALGRALPVSPEHNTFFPPAARAMLRGGEVALAPLYADQEMLGVIAVDHAGLSGEVMSEGELALLETAAAMVGALINNFKLFRALEGKAAELERRLRELTVLGQLTRVLNGSAGPDEMAEAMLRVVADELGATYGFIYLLDEETRRLRMISRLNLSEAMVKSWRVIRGVNPEGLEKAMDQLSSDHGRLKSLVGMPLPGYYGPTVLRAIHSRRKIVGLWGLGRENGAPEFSADDTRILAIADEQLGVAVNSLRLSHMASTDGLTGLFTRRHFVDTLEHELRVARYLHYPLSMLLLDADHFKNVNDTHGHQAGDEVLRALARVIVENIRSSDTCARIGGEEFAVLLPRCQQDQAFKLAEKIRRKVGELTVIYNEKQIKLTISLGVASFNPGDEPSIEEVIRRADLAMYQSKAAGRNRTTVWVKEPKKASGGRR
- a CDS encoding ATP-binding protein, yielding MARFISWRLDLAAGRRPRGSLADQLDNKTREELLVLAREQQAALATYKETLARIYQEFDAKIEELSLIRWVSDVLRQAEDLRGLGLGLVEVVISELPADFACLLLTDPEMTRLEPLAVFDRAAESPSIIEEPTPGQCLTLGEGPLGEAVGEGRILLLSPTDHSPPAGQWPEILPPGAASLIALPLIARQQILGAIILCSQSPGAFSEDHARALTILCDHAAAALANARLIDQLGEINERLLASELEAHQAREYLQQVLDTASDLIIISDAEGRVTYANQAASSFGLQRQALVGRPLAPLFLERARAAAMLGLGAPLSEELELQAPGGHGFSVLVSTTPLPDTGEVLAIVRDVTRRKALERQLMHAEKLASVGILAAGVAHEIGNPLAAIGGYAQLLDSDDTTPAERREFAGAIAEQTERINRIIRELLDYSRPSQYLGQPVDVNQAIEAVLNMFFTSKRLSQDNLSIQRDLARNLPKVSLDRDQLQQVVLNMVINAAQAMAGGGQLTISTREQAGWLRMEFADTGPGIGPDKLPLIFDPFFTTKPPGQGTGLGLSICDRIISAGGGRIEVASALGKGTTFTVLLPPAQAEDQA
- a CDS encoding MBL fold metallo-hydrolase, with the translated sequence MSQPSETALGPVRFLPGPNKGKYPSCHSIYIDGAGVLIDPASDRRRLAELAAGPGVGHVWLSHWHEDHMTHLDLFEDAALFVHQADAPPLADIETFLDWYDMEGDYRQIWRAMMEKDFHYRPRRPAGWLEDGQVIDLGVVTVEVIAAPGHTPGHLALFFREPAVLFLADYDLTPFGPWYGDRHSSIAQTEDSVRRLRQLPAQAWVACHGQGLFTTQPGRLWDDYLAVIERRRQALRGLLTKPRTIDEVVAARIVYQQAKMPKEFIDFGEKAIMGKHLGELLATGEAVFENNAYRLS